The Thermotoga sp. Ku-13t DNA segment TCTGGGTTGACAGAAGATGTCTCCCTATGGCTAATTTTGAGTGGAATCGTGTCGGTAACGTTACCGGCACAAAACTGGGGGGTGTTTTCATGAGGAAGCTACTCATCCTCATCCTGTCCGTGATGGTGCTCCTGGTCTTCGCAAAAGAACGCATCGTCATCAACAGCTACATGTCGGACCCGGCTCCGAGAAAAGCATTGGCAGAGCTTGTGGAAATGTTCCAGCAGAAGTATCCCGAGTACGAAGTTGTGGTGAACACCTTCGCACACGAAGACTTCAAGGTCCTGCTGAGAACGTGGCTCGCTTCGCCCAAAGGCACTGCGGACGTCGTCACCTGGTTCGCGGGTGAAAGGATGCGCTACTTCGCCGAGATGGGCCTCATCGTCCCGGTGGAGGAAGTTTTCGAAGGGAGCAAGTGGGAAGACTACTTCCCCGAAGCGTTCAAGAGCACCTGCTCGTACAAAGACAAGATTTACTTCATCCCTCAGAGCTGGTACTGGTGGGGTGTCTACTACAGAAAATCCGTGTTCGAAAAGCTGGGGATCAAGGAACCTAAGACCTGGGATGAGTTCCTGCAGGTGTGCGAAACACTGAAGCAGAACGGCATCGTACCGATCACCATAGGTACCAAGTTCCCGTGGACCGCTGCCGGATGGTTCGACATACTGAACCTCAGGATCAACGGGCTCGATTATCACATCGCGCTCACCGCAGGAGAGGTTCCGTACACCGATCCAAAGCTCATGAAGGTGTTCGAGTACTGGAGGCAGCTCATCGACAGAGGATACCTGCTCCCCAACCACACGGCGTACGAGTGGCAGGAAGCTGCGACCTTCCTGTTCAGGGGTCAGGCCGGCATGTACTATATGGGACAGTTCATCAAGGACGTTGCCCCGGCAGAGGTTAAGGACGATCTCGATTTCTTCAGATTCCCCATCATCGATCCGAACGTTGATCTCTACGAAGAAACACCCATCGATGGATTCATGATTCCGGCGAACGCTCCGAACAAGAAAGGAGCCATAGTGTTCTTGAGGTTCATCGCTTCGAAGGAAGCTCAGGAGAAATTTGCGAAAGATCTCGGAAGGCTCGCGGCCAACGTTGAGGTGGCTCCGCCCGACGAACACGCGAGGAAAGGGCTCGACATGATCCTCGCGTCCGCCGGTGTGGCTCAGTTCTACGACAGGGACACCAATCCGGAGATGGCTGAAGTCGGTATGAACGCGTTCATCGAGTTCATGCAGAATCCAAACAGGATAGGTGACATTTTGAAGAGGCTGGAAGCCGAGAGAAAGAGGATATACGGTAAGTGAATTTGTCCCACGGGCGCCCCGCCCGTGGGTTTGGGGTGATCGAATGAAGAAGAAGCTGACACCCTATCTTTTCCTCACTGGGCCTTTAGCCCTTTATTTCATCTGGGTCATATACCCCATCTTTCGCACCATCGTTGCAAGCTTTACACGCTGGGACGGTATGACAAAGCCGAGGTTCCTCGGTTGGGAGAACTTCGTCAGACTCTTCAACGATCGCTACTTCATCCTTTCTTTGCTGAACAACTTCAAGTGGATGATCGGTTTCGTCATACTTTCGATCCCACTGGGGCTTCTTTTCGCGATGCTTATGGACCAGAAGTATCCGGGCCACAGGATATACAAATCTCTCGTTTATCTACCGATGGCGCTGTCGTTCGTCGTGATAGGTCAGATATGGTCCTGGGTGCTCGAACCGGCTGGAGGAATCGTCAACACCTTTTTTCGATGGATCGGGCTCGAAAGTCTGGCAAAACCATGGTTGAGCGATCCGAAGATAGTCACTTACTCGCTGATCTGGGCCGCGCTTTGGAGACAGATCCCCTACGCGATGGTTCTCTTTCTGGCAGGTTTACAGAGCGTCGATAAGGAACACGTTGAGGCGGCCATAGTCGATGGCGCGAACGCGTTTCAGAGGTTCTGGTACGTGATACTCCCCGAACTGAGACCCGCCATGGTGATAGCCATCACCGTCAACATCATCGATTCGCTCAGAGCATTCGACATCGTGTTCGTCATGACCAGAGGTGGTCCATACTACTCTTCGAGTGTCATGGCGAACTACATGTACATACAGGCGTTCCACAATTACAGGATGGGTTACGGTGCAGCCATAGCGGTGATACAGTTCCTCATAACCCTCGGTTTCATCCTTATCTACGTGCTGAACGTGCTCAAGAGGGAGGAAAGGATATGAGAAAGATTCTCAAAGCCGTTTTCTTCTACGTGTTCTGTACGCTCATCGTGATGCTCTGGATGGTCCCGTTGATAGTGGCGTTCTTCACCGCCTTCAAAACGATGGACGAAATCTTCATGCTCAGGAACTTCTGGGCTCCTCCGAAAACCTGGACTTTCGAGAATTTCAAGATCGCCTGGACTGAAGGTCGCATGGCGCGTTATTTTGTGAACACCGCCATCGTGACCGGAGCTTCTGTCGCGGGCACGCTGTTCCTCTCGAGCCTGAGCGCCTTCGCACTCGCCTGGTACGAGTTCAAACTGCGTTCACTCATTCTGATGCTTTTCGTTTCGGGTATGCTGATACCTTTCCAGATGTTGCTCATTCCGGTATACAGATTTTCCGTTGTGACGGGTCTGTACGACACGTTGATCGGAGTTATACTGTTCCACATTGCCTTTCAGCTCGGTTTCTGCACTTTCTTTTTGCGGAACTTCATGGTGACGATACCAACGAGCCTCTTCGACGCCGCGAGGATCGACGGTGCGAGCGCTTTCAGAATATATTCGAAGATCATCATGCCCCTTGTGAAACCTGCCGTTGCCGCCCTCAGCATCCTCGAGTTCACCTGGATATGGAACGATTATCTTTGGTCTCTCATACTGCTTCAGAGTGACGCCAAGAAGACTGTCACGATAGGTCTCACCACTCTGCAAGGCCAGTGGATAAGCAGCTGGAACATCATAGCCGCCGGGGCGTTGCTCGCCGCCACAGTTCCTGTTATAGTTTTTCTGATCTTCCAGCGGTACTTCATCCAGGGTCTGACTCTGGGTAGCGTTAAAGGATGAGGAGGGGTTGGATGCAGATCTACGGTGCAGATTACTATCCCGAGCACTGGGAGGAATCCGACTGGGAACGGCACGTGAAGATCATGAAGGAGATCGGTGTCGAATGGGTGCGCGTCGGCGAGTTCGCCTGGTCCATCGTCGAACCGGAAGAAGGCCGCTACGATTTCTTGAAACTTGAAAGAGCGATGAAGGTTTTGAAGGACAACGGCATCAAGATCATTGTCGGAACGCCCACCGCAGCTCCCCCATTGTGGTTGACGAAGAAGCATCCGGAAGTCCTACCTGTGGATAAATTCGGCAGACAGAAAGGCCCAGGAAGCAGGAGACATTACTGTCCAGCAAACGAGACCTACCGCGAGTATTCGAGGAGGATCGTTGAAAAATACGCCGAACATTTCTTCCGGTACGCGGACATGTGGCAGATAGACAACGAGTTCGGTTGCCACGACACGACTCTGTGCTACTGTGAATCGACAAGAAAGGCGTTCATCGAATGGTTGAAGAAGAAATACGGTTCCATAGACGAGCTGAACTATCGGTGGGGAAACAAATTCTGGAGCCAGACGATAACGGACTGGGACGAGATAGTCCTGCCGGTGAACACCCCTGCGTTTGAAAATCCTCATTTGATGCTCGATTTCTTCAGATTTTCGAGCGATCTGTACATAGACTACATGGACATGCAGAGCGAGATCGTTCGGAGGTACTCGGACAAACCTATCACCCACAACCTCATGGTGGATTTCTTCGACATCGATTACAGAAAGCTGTCTGAGCATCTGGATCTCGTCAGCTGGGACAACTACGTCCCGACGAAAGTTTACGAGCCTTTTAGACAGGCGGCGAACCACGACTTAATGAGATCGTTGAAGAAGAAACCTTTCCTTGTGATGGAACAGCAACCGGGAAGGGTCAACTGGAAGATCGTCAACGAACAGTATCCCGATGGGTTCATCAAGCTCTGGATCAAGCAGGCTCACCTGCACGGGGCCATCGGAGTGCTCGTGTTCAGGTTCGACCAGATCCGGTGGGGTGCCGAACAGTACCACGGCGCGCTGCTGGACTACGCTGGTAGGAAGACGGATAGGTGTTCAGAATTTGCGCAGGCCAGGAATGAGACCGAGGGCGTCGTCGAACCGGAAAAGGAAGTGGCCATTTACTTTTCTTATGAAAACGCGTGGATTCACAGAATAAATCATCTGAACCGGAATTTCAACTATTGGGAAGCAATCATGCAGATTTACAAAGCGGTTCGACGGCTCGGTTACAACGTAGACTTCGTGTTCGAAAACGATGACATCGATCCTTACAAGCTGTTGATCGTGCCGTACGCGATGTACCTGCCAGAGAGTTTCATCGAAAAGATCAAAGCCTTCCGCGGGGATGTTTTGATCACGTGCATGAGTTCCATCAAAGACGAATACAACTGGCTGCGGAAAGAATTTCCACACGGTCTTCAGGGATTTCTCGGCATAGAGATCGTGGATTTCGCCGGTGCCGATCAGCTGGATGTGAACGTTCTTGGTTTGAACCTCTGTGGAGCTGTGTGGTGTGATAAAATCTCTGTCAAAGATGCGGAAGTCCTGGGGTCTTTCAAGGCAGGTCCATTCGCCGGTTTACCATGTGTGACGAAGCGCGGGAACGCTTACTACGTGGCGACAGTCTTCGATGAATTTTTCTACACTTTCCTGATTGGAAGAATCCTGCCAGCGAAATTCGTCGGTGATGAGATCGATTCTGTGCAGCTTTCGGACAGACTAGTTCTTCTGAACGTCAGTGATCGCGAGAGCGTGGTCTGGGCGGGTAAAAGAAAAATCAACTTGAAATCGTTCGAAAGGCGGGAGGTTTGAACCTTGGCCAAACGCTTCATCACAATAAGAGATATAGCCGAAGAAGCCGGTGTCTCCGTGAACACGGTTTCAAGGGCCTTGAACAACAAACCCGACGTGAGCGCGGAAACGAGGAAGAAGGTTCTCGAGATCGCGAAGAAACTTGGATACATAAGGAATTCCGATGCCGTACTCTTCAGAAAAGGTACCACAAAGACCATAGGTGTGGTGTTCGAAGACAGTTCCAACCCATTCTATGCAGAAGTGTTCAAGGGAATAGAAACGAGCGCGCGAAAGTACGGTTATCAAGTGATACTGATGAACACCGAGAGAGATTACATAAACGAACTGCAGGCGGTCGAAACACTCCTGCAAAAGCGTGTCGATGGCATCATCATCTCCCCCACCCAGTTCGACAGCAAGGACATAGAAAAGCTCGTAAAGCTCAACTATCCATTCGTCATCCTTGGAGTGCACTTCGAAAGCTCTGAGCTCGACGAAGTTTACTCGAACGATGTCAAAGGTGGTTATCTGGCAACCAAGCATCTGCTGGAAAGAGGCAGAAGGAAGATCCTGATGCTCAACGGTTTCATGTACAAGTCCGTGGCACGGATGAGGTACGAAGGTTACGTGAGGGCCTTGTCCGAGTATGGTTTGCAACCCTACATGATGGTCGAGATCGAGGAAGGCTACGAATCTGCCTTCAACAAGATCATGGAGCTGAAAGACATTGACTTCGACGCTCTGTTCTGCTTCAACGATGTCTTCGCCATCGCCGCTCTGAAGGCTCTGAGACTGCTCAAAAAGAGGGTGCCCGAAGACGTGGCGGTCGTTGGTTACGACGACATATCTTACGCCGAGTTCGTTCAGCCCTCACTCACGACGGTCAGGATTGACAAATTCCTTGAGGGTGTCGTGGCCTTCGAAATGCTTTACGAGAGACTTTCGAATCTTCGAACCGATCCAAAACAGGTGGTTCTCGATGTAGAATTGGTCGTGAGAGAAAGCACGTGACTGGCTCACTTCTCAGCAGACTGCGAGCAAGGAAGAAGTTCATGAGAGATCGGACTGAGCGTGCGAGGTGTTCTGAGCTGTGCTCTTCTTTTTGGTCTTGCTGTTCTTTGCGGGTTTCTTCTCTGGACGTTTTCTGAAGACAGACTGGATCAGAAAGTACAGAGTCCTCATCGTTTTGACCTTTCTTCTCCTCTTCGCGCTGGGTGTGGAGATAGGTTCGAACGAAGATGTGGTTGTGAAACTTGAGAGTATTCTATCTTCTGCCTTTTTGATATCCACATTCGCAGTTCTGGGAAGCTTCGCCTTCGCCGTAATCTTGGAGAAGGTGTTGAGAAAATGATGGCGCTATTTTTGTTGAGTTCTGTGGTGGTCGGTGTGCTGGTGGGGAGGTTCACCGGCTTCAGGCTTCCGGATTGGTCAGTCAACGCGGTTCTCTACTTGATCATCTTTCTGGTGGGGTTGGATCTGAGCAAGGA contains these protein-coding regions:
- a CDS encoding LacI family DNA-binding transcriptional regulator, with protein sequence MAKRFITIRDIAEEAGVSVNTVSRALNNKPDVSAETRKKVLEIAKKLGYIRNSDAVLFRKGTTKTIGVVFEDSSNPFYAEVFKGIETSARKYGYQVILMNTERDYINELQAVETLLQKRVDGIIISPTQFDSKDIEKLVKLNYPFVILGVHFESSELDEVYSNDVKGGYLATKHLLERGRRKILMLNGFMYKSVARMRYEGYVRALSEYGLQPYMMVEIEEGYESAFNKIMELKDIDFDALFCFNDVFAIAALKALRLLKKRVPEDVAVVGYDDISYAEFVQPSLTTVRIDKFLEGVVAFEMLYERLSNLRTDPKQVVLDVELVVREST
- a CDS encoding LysO family transporter; translated protein: MLFFLVLLFFAGFFSGRFLKTDWIRKYRVLIVLTFLLLFALGVEIGSNEDVVVKLESILSSAFLISTFAVLGSFAFAVILEKVLRK
- a CDS encoding ABC transporter substrate-binding protein yields the protein MRKLLILILSVMVLLVFAKERIVINSYMSDPAPRKALAELVEMFQQKYPEYEVVVNTFAHEDFKVLLRTWLASPKGTADVVTWFAGERMRYFAEMGLIVPVEEVFEGSKWEDYFPEAFKSTCSYKDKIYFIPQSWYWWGVYYRKSVFEKLGIKEPKTWDEFLQVCETLKQNGIVPITIGTKFPWTAAGWFDILNLRINGLDYHIALTAGEVPYTDPKLMKVFEYWRQLIDRGYLLPNHTAYEWQEAATFLFRGQAGMYYMGQFIKDVAPAEVKDDLDFFRFPIIDPNVDLYEETPIDGFMIPANAPNKKGAIVFLRFIASKEAQEKFAKDLGRLAANVEVAPPDEHARKGLDMILASAGVAQFYDRDTNPEMAEVGMNAFIEFMQNPNRIGDILKRLEAERKRIYGK
- a CDS encoding sugar ABC transporter permease; the protein is MKKKLTPYLFLTGPLALYFIWVIYPIFRTIVASFTRWDGMTKPRFLGWENFVRLFNDRYFILSLLNNFKWMIGFVILSIPLGLLFAMLMDQKYPGHRIYKSLVYLPMALSFVVIGQIWSWVLEPAGGIVNTFFRWIGLESLAKPWLSDPKIVTYSLIWAALWRQIPYAMVLFLAGLQSVDKEHVEAAIVDGANAFQRFWYVILPELRPAMVIAITVNIIDSLRAFDIVFVMTRGGPYYSSSVMANYMYIQAFHNYRMGYGAAIAVIQFLITLGFILIYVLNVLKREERI
- a CDS encoding carbohydrate ABC transporter permease; translation: MRKILKAVFFYVFCTLIVMLWMVPLIVAFFTAFKTMDEIFMLRNFWAPPKTWTFENFKIAWTEGRMARYFVNTAIVTGASVAGTLFLSSLSAFALAWYEFKLRSLILMLFVSGMLIPFQMLLIPVYRFSVVTGLYDTLIGVILFHIAFQLGFCTFFLRNFMVTIPTSLFDAARIDGASAFRIYSKIIMPLVKPAVAALSILEFTWIWNDYLWSLILLQSDAKKTVTIGLTTLQGQWISSWNIIAAGALLAATVPVIVFLIFQRYFIQGLTLGSVKG
- a CDS encoding beta-galactosidase, encoding MQIYGADYYPEHWEESDWERHVKIMKEIGVEWVRVGEFAWSIVEPEEGRYDFLKLERAMKVLKDNGIKIIVGTPTAAPPLWLTKKHPEVLPVDKFGRQKGPGSRRHYCPANETYREYSRRIVEKYAEHFFRYADMWQIDNEFGCHDTTLCYCESTRKAFIEWLKKKYGSIDELNYRWGNKFWSQTITDWDEIVLPVNTPAFENPHLMLDFFRFSSDLYIDYMDMQSEIVRRYSDKPITHNLMVDFFDIDYRKLSEHLDLVSWDNYVPTKVYEPFRQAANHDLMRSLKKKPFLVMEQQPGRVNWKIVNEQYPDGFIKLWIKQAHLHGAIGVLVFRFDQIRWGAEQYHGALLDYAGRKTDRCSEFAQARNETEGVVEPEKEVAIYFSYENAWIHRINHLNRNFNYWEAIMQIYKAVRRLGYNVDFVFENDDIDPYKLLIVPYAMYLPESFIEKIKAFRGDVLITCMSSIKDEYNWLRKEFPHGLQGFLGIEIVDFAGADQLDVNVLGLNLCGAVWCDKISVKDAEVLGSFKAGPFAGLPCVTKRGNAYYVATVFDEFFYTFLIGRILPAKFVGDEIDSVQLSDRLVLLNVSDRESVVWAGKRKINLKSFERREV